A single Mangrovimonas sp. YM274 DNA region contains:
- the rimP gene encoding ribosome assembly cofactor RimP: MFKDTVKDLLDKAFQEREDLFLIDFKIVGDNDIKVVIDGDNGVLVEDCIFVSRAVEHNLDREEEDFSLEVTSAGATTPFVHNRQYKKNVGRVLEIKTKDDQKLEGTLVDVDSEGITLEWKAREAKPVGKGKVTVKKEAQLKFDNILEAKVIIKF, encoded by the coding sequence ATGTTTAAAGACACTGTAAAGGATTTATTGGACAAAGCATTTCAAGAACGCGAGGATTTGTTTTTGATTGATTTTAAAATTGTTGGTGACAATGATATTAAAGTGGTCATAGATGGGGATAACGGCGTTCTTGTGGAAGATTGCATTTTTGTGAGTAGGGCCGTTGAGCACAATCTAGACCGTGAGGAGGAGGATTTTTCCTTGGAAGTTACTTCGGCTGGGGCGACAACTCCGTTTGTGCACAACAGACAATACAAAAAGAATGTAGGAAGAGTGTTAGAGATCAAGACCAAGGACGACCAAAAGTTGGAGGGAACTTTGGTGGATGTCGATTCTGAAGGGATTACCTTGGAATGGAAAGCAAGAGAAGCTAAGCCAGTAGGAAAAGGAAAAGTGACTGTTAAAAAAGAAGCTCAGCTAAAATTCGACAATATTTTAGAGGCAAAAGTTATTATAAAATTTTAA
- the nusA gene encoding transcription termination factor NusA: MENVALIDSFSEFKDDKLIDRVTLMAILEDVLRNALKKKYGDDDNFDIIINPDKGDLEIWRNRVVVADDEVEDPNQEIALSEAQKIEPDFEVGEDVAEEVKLVDLGRRSILALRQNLISKIHEHDNTNIYKQFKELEGEIYTAEVHHIRHRAIILLDDEGNEIILPKEKQIPSDFFRKGENVRGIIESVELKGNKPAIIMSRTAPVFLEKLFEQEIPEVFDGLITVKNVVRIPGEKAKVAVDSYDDRIDPVGACVGMKGSRIHGIVRELGNENIDVINYTNNIQLYITRALSPARVTSIKVNEETKHAEVLLKPEEVSKAIGRGGHNIRLAGQLTGYEIDVYREGAEEDVELTEFSDEIEGWIIEEFSKAGLDTAKSVLEEDVQDLVKRTDLEEETILEVIRILKEEFEE, translated from the coding sequence ATGGAAAATGTTGCGTTAATTGATTCTTTTTCAGAATTTAAAGACGACAAATTAATTGATCGTGTAACGCTGATGGCGATTTTAGAGGATGTGTTGAGAAATGCGTTAAAGAAGAAGTATGGTGACGATGACAACTTTGATATAATTATAAACCCAGATAAAGGAGATTTAGAGATTTGGAGAAACCGTGTGGTAGTGGCCGATGATGAAGTAGAGGACCCAAACCAAGAAATCGCTCTGTCTGAAGCCCAAAAAATTGAACCCGATTTTGAAGTAGGGGAAGACGTGGCAGAAGAGGTAAAACTTGTTGATTTGGGAAGACGTTCAATTTTGGCTTTAAGACAAAATCTTATTTCTAAAATTCACGAACACGATAATACCAATATTTACAAGCAGTTCAAAGAATTAGAAGGGGAAATTTACACTGCAGAAGTACACCATATACGTCATAGAGCAATCATTCTTTTGGATGATGAAGGAAATGAAATTATTTTGCCGAAAGAAAAGCAAATTCCTTCAGATTTCTTCCGCAAGGGAGAAAATGTCCGTGGAATTATTGAGAGTGTAGAGTTAAAAGGCAATAAACCGGCTATCATTATGTCAAGAACAGCTCCTGTTTTCTTGGAGAAATTGTTCGAACAAGAGATACCAGAGGTGTTCGATGGCTTGATTACCGTTAAAAATGTTGTTAGAATTCCTGGTGAAAAAGCTAAGGTAGCAGTAGATTCTTATGATGATAGAATAGATCCTGTAGGAGCCTGTGTAGGTATGAAGGGGTCAAGAATTCATGGTATTGTAAGAGAACTTGGAAACGAAAACATTGATGTAATCAATTATACCAACAATATTCAGCTTTATATTACAAGAGCATTAAGTCCAGCAAGGGTAACTTCCATCAAAGTAAATGAAGAGACTAAACATGCAGAAGTATTGCTTAAACCAGAAGAGGTTAGTAAAGCAATTGGTAGAGGTGGCCACAATATTCGCTTAGCTGGTCAATTAACTGGTTATGAGATTGATGTATATAGAGAAGGTGCTGAAGAGGATGTTGAATTAACAGAATTCTCTGATGAGATTGAAGGATGGATTATAGAAGAATTCAGCAAGGCAGGATTGGATACCGCCAAGAGTGTATTGGAAGAGGATGTACAGGACTTGGTGAAGAGAACAGATTTAGAAGAAGAAACAATTCTAGAAGTAATAAGAATTCTTAAAGAAGAATTTGAAGAATAA